The Ipomoea triloba cultivar NCNSP0323 chromosome 13, ASM357664v1 genomic interval GGTTGTTGGCAAGTTCACCTTTACCAACAGTGCTTTGACTTGGTTTGTAGTTTGGTCTCCGCGCTTTGAAGTTGATTGCGTATGAACTGAGGGGGTGGGACGAAAGATTGGTCAAGAAAGACGAAGCGAATATTATTCACTAAATTTGTTAGGGTGTGGGGGTGACAGACTGACAGTGTGTATTGAACTACTGTTAAGATGGAGTCAAACTGCATTTGGTAAAGGGAGTTGAGAAGAGTTTCAGAGAGGGCAACTTTTGAAACACAGCATTACAGAAATTAGGGTGTTTGATTCTTCTCATCTTACAGCTTTCCCATGGCCAGgtatcttttaattttaatgccaTTAGATAAAGTGGAAATAAAAACTCCAGCTTTGTTAATAGATGTTGTTGAATCTTAATCTGAAAGTCTGGATTCTCaagaatcattttttatttttatttttatttttcttttcgtGTATGTCTGACATCATTAAACTTAAAGAAGGAAGAAATTCCGAACTTTATGAGTGATTGTTGAATCTGGAAGTAAATGAGTGACTTAAAGTTCAGATCTTTTTGGTCTTCTGAGAGTAGAGTTCTCCATGGCAGATGATTTTAATCTGAATCAAGACTTGGGTTTTAGTTTATCTGACACTCcataaaattgaaaagtaaaatAAGGGAGAAATCAAACCCATTTGGTTTCCCAGTGAATGGGTTGAAAGGAAAAGgcccattttttattttgtaaatgatAGTTAGAACTTAGAACCAAACTGAGCTGCTATGTTCAGAGACTTGATGCATCTGTAGTGATTTAAATGGAATTACTAATGTCAGTATTCCAAGATACTTAGGGATTTCTGATTGGTGCTTAATGAGATAAAATAGATTACTTCAGCTGAGAAAGACTCGTTTTTGGGGAGTTACAGATGAAAATAAACAGTTCAGATAAAATTTATTCTAAATTGCTCATTTTGGtgtttcttttcaattttcattgcTATATTCTTGCTTTTGTGATGGTTCCCTCCGTAGTTGGTTCAAAATCGTAAGGTTGCGCTCCCTTGTACTTTAGTTTTGCAAATTGGCACTGTTAGTTTTATATTCCAAGTCGTATTGCAACTCTGTAGTGGCATAGGCTTGTTGAAAGAACAATGCTAGCATATACAACTAAAGTCTTTGGGTTTAGATAGTAATTCCATGTacatttgacatttttaatagatTGACTGTAGGCTAAGGTAAAATGAAGTAGGTGGTTACAACATCTGACATGTCTTATTTGGGATAAAATTACTGAATGACTATTTTCACCATGTGGAATTGTTCATTTATGCTCGTATTGTTCGATTTGAACCTTGCAGACCTTCATGGTTGGTTGACAGTAAGAGAATTGCAACAAAGATTAGAAGTGCATCAGATGATCCAGGAAATATTAACTGGAAAAGCAATCCTACAAGAACTTGCCCCAGTTGCCACTATATTATTGACAATAGTGATGTAAAATCCTTTATCTATGACTTTTGCTTTCGCTGGATAATTTACTAAGTactgtgcttttttttttcttttttttttttgtttgctttatctacatttaaattcatgttttcCTTTATTTTACGTGTGATTATGTGAAATCCTTTATCTTCCTTTTCTGTTTTTTTGAACCATTGTCCTATGAAACTTAGTTTGAActttattgcttttgttttagatTTTAGCTAGGCACAGTCAGTCATAATATCCGGTTCTCAATATGCATACTGATACTCATTTCTTcggtcaattttgtgacaacaTTCATACATCTGGGAATGTGTTTGCTAGAAAGTATCCAATGAGATTAGAGtgcaaagaaaatgaaatatagtAAGATAAGTGAGCTATTCATCTTCCCTCTACAATTGTAATCATCTTTAGATTTTTAGAAACTTAGAATGTTGTCATTCAGGAAACTCATGAGTGGCCAGGATTGCCAAGAGGTGTGAAGTTTGATCCGTCTGATCAAGAGATTATCTGGCACTTACTTGCAAAAGTTGGCCTTAATGATTTGAAATCTCATCCGTTTATTGATGAGTTCATTCCGACAGTTAATGAAGATGATGGGATATGCTACACTCATCCTcaaaatttacctggtattgttCTAAGATTCTTATCTTTTGGTCTCCACTTCTTTGTTGTTTTGTCCTTAGCGTCACTTATGGTAAAGGGCCAACCTTTTAGGTGTTAAGCAGGATGGCACCGTTTCCCATTTCTTTCACAGAGCTATCAAAGCCTATAACACTGGAACTCGAAAGCGTCGAAAGATACATGGCGATAATTTTGGAGATGTTCGTTGGCACAAGACTGGTCGCACTAAACCTGTGGTCTTGGATGGTATACAAAGagggtgtaagaagataatggttCTCTATGTGAGCTCGGGCAAGGGTGGGAAAGCGGAGAAAACAAATTGGGTGATGCACCAATATCACCTCGGAACAGGGGAAGATGAAAGGGAAGGGGAATACGTTGTTTCCAAAGTGTTTTATCAGCAACAGCAAGTGAAGCAAAGTGAGAAAAACGAACTTGAATCTCCCGAGGAAACTGAATGTTTGGATGGTAAGAAAGATCCTTCTACTCCCAAAACTGTGACTCCTGAACCCCTTCACACAGAAACGAGACCATCGAGTTTCGTTGCAGGACTGGAGACCCCTATTGCCTATATCAGCTCTAATATTCAGGTGAATTCGATCACTTCTGCAccaatttgaaattattatgatGCCTATATTTATTCTTCATATCCAAAAAGACTTATTTTGTTGTATATATGCACTTGCTTAACCTTCAGCAACGGGAAGTGGATTACACAGAGGCTGACATGGAGATTCCATTGGAGAAGGCTGATAATCAAGTCGAAATCACACAGAATCAAACCGAACAAATGGAGTTGCAAAATGAGAATGAAGGTGGTGAGGAGCGGAAATGGTGGGATAGTGAATCACAGAATCTGTTAGACTCGCAACAGCTTGTGGAAGGGTTGTCCTTATGTGATGAACTTCTCCAGAGCCAATCTCCAAGTAGGGATGGGAATCAAAACGGTAAAGAGCATAAGTCCACATCCTGTCTTTCTGATTATAGACACTTAGGGCCAGAGAATTTTAAAAAGGATCTAGAGGAGTGCCAAGAATTGGTCCTAGATGTGCCACCCACAAATCAAAGCGGTAAAGAGAAAAAGTGCATGCCCCATCTCTCTGATTATGGACACTTAGGGACTGAGAATTTTAAGTTATTAGAAAACAGCCAAGAGTTGGTTCTTGACCCTGAAAACATAATGCTAGATACACCTCCCGACTTTCGGCTAAGCCAACTTGTAAgttatattcttcttttttctcaTTGTTTTACATCCAAATGAATCATATCTATGCTTTAATTTTCCGACGTTGCTTAGTAATGTTcgatattcaatttttttctagGAGTTTGCATCTCAGGACAGTTATATTGCTTGGGGCGGGAACAATCTTGATTCCACTGAGCAAGGTAGCTGATATCATCATTTGACCTGCACTTGTGATCCGAAGGGACTGGTATTAATTTTGCTGAGTTTTGCGTGGGTGATTATGTAAGGCTGCTAGTACGTAGCATTACCTATTTTGTACAATGCACTGCTTATGTAACCGTCCTGTGCCACTGCATTTCAATATGCGTTTTTGGAACTTGATCAACTGCACGGCGGCCAACTACCTTATTTCCATAGCAGCAACGAGATATCAATCGTCTATCTTGTTCTGTTGCTAATGTATTGTTTGTATATGTACTCAACCAACTGCATATTAATGGCATATTAACTATTTGGTTTACTACCATAAAACTTCTCACCTTTAATTTGTTACGCATTTCTAATCATCCTAGAAAAGTAGAAAATTGTTCGTCTTCACAAGCTGTTTGCCCCAATTATAACATTTGCAGATTGCAGTTAACTATCTTGGATTCAGATTCAGAAACTATGACTCCCTGGAGGCTAGGCTAGTTAGTCATTGAGCATTCGAGCTTCTTCAATCCTGATGGTAAGTTAACAGAAACACAATTCGATTCTGTCACTCGTTGATATTGACGTGGGACTTGACGCCCTTAAAATCTTGAACATTATTTATGTTGGTGTGCACTTGGGAGAAACATTCTTAACTTCGATGTTGTTTGAACGAGGAAGGGGTTGTTTTCCACTTAAATGTCTTGTCTGAGAGGTGAAAGCACAGCTGGTAGGATTGACATGTTCATGAATGAGAGGGGGGGCAACGTACATGTCATTACAGCTACCATGAAATGCCATGAAAGAGACTGGGCATAATCTAGGATGATATGAGTATGTAGTTGTGGAAGGTTGTCGAGGGGACCATTAATGGCTACATCATGGTTCATTAACTCTTCTGAATGATTGCTTACTGGGAAGGTGGATGAGAACCACTTATCCTTAGGGACATAGATTTTTACAAGCATGTGAAGGTGAGGTGGATTTGGAGGCAAAATCCATGGATTCTGCACGGCACTTATGTTGTATCAACATCTTCCAAGATGCCTATGAAATAGGGTTTCACGATATGATGAGTACTTGTAGCATGGAAATAGGGTTCAAGTTCAACTCTAAGCGAAAGTGGTTTATtgaccttcttaatttgagctggTTAGTTATGGATAGTCTAAACTGTTTTGTTGTTCTTTAttggctagggtcacaaagtGTGATTTACTCAGTGCACATCAGCGGTTTCcttcgtcactcaaaaaaaaaataatgagttcataaataaaagtaataagcCTTACCAACCAAAAAAATGAATGGAAATTAGCAAAATTATAGTGAGAAAACAcacaacatgaatgcacacGGTCTATTACAGAAATACATACACACTAGATCGTGTGCACTCTGTGTGCATTCCAATAGTAgactgtgtgcattcatgttgtgTTTCACAGTCTTATATGAAAGAATattgtctcatttgattatttatgtatataatatatattgatgatATTATGCATGCTGAAAGAAGATTGAAGAGCAGGCATGAAGGGAGTGGGCGCCATAGAATTGCGCAGTTTTGGATAAGAATAATGGAACTTATAAAAGAGCTGCAGATGTGGGTAATTCTTAGGTCCAAACAATATGGTATTCGgtcatcatatcatatatacataCCGTTTTAAATAACTAACAACAAACATTTTCaagtttctaaataaaaatatgaaaaatacatGTCAATACATCTAATTTGGTAGAGGTCGATGTAAATTGGATCGGAGCTGATTTGGTGGATTCACGCTCTCTCATCCCTATGTTTGATTTTACAACTCCGATCCAATTCAGTTCAACAACGTTAGAAATCACACAAAGGATAGGCAAATGAGGACCATCCATCTCATCACGCACGGGCCCGATTCACCTTATCCACCATAAGTCGAGAGTAgcttaataatttatatttcttgttagttagttttaaaaataaatgtatttttaagTAGGAGTTGTGAATTGAGAGTAACAACACAAGAATAAGGCGAGGATGAAAAACAAATTCACGTGAAAAAGTGGTGAATAGCTAGAATAATATGTAGCAAAAGACAAACTGGTTCACACTGATATGACCAGCTGCACTTGATCCATATTCTTGCCATCAATAATTGTCTCCAAGATAGATCATGTAACATTGAACCCGGAAGAGTAATGAGTGAGTCCAAGCTGATCATGTTAGCCTACACAAACAACAAAAATGTGTCACGAAGAGATGAGATCAAAGGGTGTGAATTGATTTGAAGTACCTACCCTTTCAAAGGTGCCCTCCATCCAACTTGTTGTGGTCCTATGAATTCCATGATGCCATACATTATGGGGCCAACCAATCAACGTTAACACACTCATCGCAATCATGCACCTACACATAATGTATTGCTACGCGTATACCCTTGCGTTCCTACTTTGTTGTTGTTTAATACAGTATTCTTGgcctttttattttatgtatagtAATTGGCACTTCATAGTATTGCAAAATTTTTCTAATCAATATGATCTCATCACATTATTGATATTAGTTGGTGAGAAAGAACAATAAGTGGTCAGTGTTATTAATGTCTAGAGGTGTTCGACTAGAGTTCACTCGGATAATCAACAAATTAAGTGGTGATTGGTCTTTGAtctcaaagaaaaaaagatgaatATTCACGTTCTTAGGGGGAGAataagtatttatattataaGTACTCTTGTAGGGTTCAAAGAATTGACTTATAGGTAATCATAACTTAAGAATAACCACATATTTTATATCTCTTAATTGTTGATAGTATGGCATTGGGAAGATCAAGTGTTATCCTTATAGATACGCAAGTTTGTTGTCCAATTTCCTCGGGCATGGTCCAAATAATTTGGACCACTCCTCCATTTCTCTCTTGGTGGCCTGGTGGATTAGATCTACATCATTGAGCGGGTATCATCTATGTAATAGAACCAACAACCTAATTCACGAATcatttaataaaacaaaagcaaatgtTAAAAGAAACCATTGAAAATATAGTTAGGAGTGTAAAAATTGAAAGTATAGATGTAggagggaagaatggaccaaaAGTGAGGGAGACTTTATTTGATGATATATGATGATTAGattagaaaagaaagaaagaaagaaagaggggGTGAGGGTGGTGGGGTTTTAGGAAAAGGGGTGCACGTGGGGGGATAAGGCTGCCACTTTGACTCATCAAAAAAGCTGTCGGGTTGGGTCTGGTTGGTTGGCAACTTTGGTGTTCAGTGGatcacaaattcaacatttattTAACTCTCATCTATACTATTTTCTTGGAGTTGGAGGTGATGGCAGacattacaatattttattaaGGATTTACCCTCTCTTCATCCTAACATCCCATGTCCCCCTGTTCTTTCCCtttcccttttccttttctctaCACTCTTTTTgcaaaaatttttatattattctaCCATGTATACATACATTTGACCAAACATATCTTTTGAGTCTTCAAGCATTATTGTTACACTTTTTCTTCCATGCAATAAGTGGATATAATATGATTAAGATAACTCTTTATCTTAAATAATTTGTGTTAATATAAGAACATTTACGACTCCTCAAAATTGATAATAACAGATAACAcaaactatattatattttaaaaaattacatttttcaaggCATAAAGATGAAAACATGATATGATATTCAACCGTTTGGTCCAGAGTTTCCCATTAGTCATAAATATGTACAACATtaattatttccaaaaaaaaaaaaatgtacaacaTTAATTAGGAGTCATTTTCAACCGTACACGTGGTGCACGTGAACTGGTTGGATCATATCACATAGCTCACTGGTCCCACATTAGTGGCTTTGAGCCTTTGACCAACTAACCAATAGCCTTGTGAATATTAGGTATTACTATTAGCTTATGAATTTACCTTTTAATTTCCTTATTCAAAAcagtaaattttaatttacacatataatTATAATCTCACTTAACTACTTATTACCTAAAAGTGTACAATAGGACAACTCCACTCTGGCCTAATAACTTGTAAACCACATAGGAGATGGAAACCGTAACATACAAGAATATTTTTTGCGACGAACTTAATCAAAAGAATGTTAGCAAGAATCAAATTCAATTTGTGACATTctaatatgaaaattatgtcTCACACACTTGGTTATCCTTTCGGGACTTATAAATACTAATTTTCATGGGTATTAATATAATCTAAGCGCCATTTTGGTTGGGAGAAGACACTACCAaacttcaattaattaatacccttaaacttttttatgttgtttggcTGTGGGACAATGAAATAAAGTCGAAGAATTAAATTATCCTTCAACTATTAAGCAATAAAGTAGGTTTATCGatgtattattgtatattatccttcacaaattacatacaaacagacaaacaaaaaaataatttcttaaaattttattaaatgcCATATGATATGATTATTGGACAATGAGTTTAAACTAACCgacaaatagaaaataaattatatgttaTTTCAACATCGTGCGTCAATAATATAATCATCATGCTTTGCAGACTGCTTTTTCAATATCATATCACCactgaaattaaagaaataaaaacaacatTTTGATTAAGGCcctcactttttatttttgtgataaTATACTGTGTATTCAACTATTCATCAAAGGATCAAACACTATCTGAtctgtaaaaataaaaatgcattgAGAATATAACTAAATTTATGTACAAACTGGTAAAGCTAATTAATAGGTAACTTTTCTTAGAAGTCGAATTCaaaacattataattatcaaattaactgTCGAACTAAGTCAATTGGGGTTGCCCCTGAATAACTATGCCAATGGTAGGTTAAAGTAAACGCACTTAAGTTGAAAAGGGAAAGATAGGAGTACGTAGTAGAAAAAGgaaagaggagaggagagaagaCTTTACGCCGAAAAAATTAatggaaaacaaatttttaatatatccaAGCTATGATAATGCATATCCAATGTACAGAAGCAGCCTTCTTGAAGGCTAAATATGATTAGGTAATAATATAATGGTACAAAATTTGTTGAAATCATTTGGCTAATTGCTGCCAAGAAACCCTCCAAGAACAGTGCAAAACAGAAAAACTATTGACCTTCACTATCATCATCACTATGTGAGATCTAGATTGGCGTGCAATTGCTAGTGAGATTTCTTTCCCAATTGGAAGATTGGGAAACTTCATTCCGCCCTATATAGCTAGCTGAAGCTGATGTCTTCTTTATTGGAAGGGTCATCGATCGTTGTCCGAGCCCTAATTTTACACTTTTTCGTCAAGAAACCTAAATTTAGCGTGTAGTCGTGTACTTGAACACCATAGTCGGGCTCGATCTGACTTGTTTTAGCGGCGGAGACCTGGTAAAAGCCATGCATCGGTTGGCGTGCGGGTCGGGGCTTAATCATCTAATCATGCCAGCATAGGAGCATGACCACACATCTCCTGATGATGTACAGCCTAGCCCTTTGTTCTCTTAGGGCTCCTCCTAGGCCTCTGCTGGAATTAATCCTTCTTTTGGAGGCTGACATGGTGGTGCTGCCCATCATCTTCATGTTTAGTGAATTGAAGGTAGAGAAATGGAAGGattattgatgaattgaagctaaggtgtttgatgaattgGGATTTTGGAGGGGTTGTTAATTTCAAGCTGTGCTGTGGAGTAGAATGAAAGGGGAACTTGGAGGGGGATTTTTATAGGCTGTATGGAGTGTGGTCCTAAGTTTCATTGGTCTAGTAAAGAGCCAACTAATGGGCATCAAAGAGCGTGCAGTGCCCCCTAGCTCACCAGGCAATTCCAATTCCCTTTGGGATTCCATACCCCTCCCCCCACTTCATCCTAGtttgggtgggtgggtgggtgtaGGGAgcactttaatttcttatttgtcCATTCTCTAATTTGTtgtaaaataaactttaaatgtcacaatatatatatatatatatatatatatatacatatatatatatatatatatatatatatagatctgtAAAAACAGGTCCAACCCGTCGAGTTAGGCCCGTTTAACCCGCATTTTAGATGGGTTGAGCTGGAGAAATTTCAACTCGGCCCGTTTTCGACCTGGCCCGTATAATTTGGGTGGGAACACGGGTTATACGGGTTGGCCCGTATGTTACACTAACTATTCATCTACATACTACAATTAACTAAATCTTCAAACAAAATAAGTCTTGTTACTAGTACTTATTAAATGAAATTTGTATAAAAGACCCATCAACTCTCAAActcatacaaattaaaatataagatgAGATTCAAATTTAAGATTTCAACTTAAATAATAGATGTCAACAGTACACTAACTCATCAACTTTATAGTGCGCAATGTCACTCTCGTTACTTATTTTTGTGTAAGCACAACTCACCAACATGATGGGTCAACAATTACATCAATAAGGTAGCAAGGGTTATTGGAGAGTTTATGAGCTTACCCTACATTGTTGATGATGACATTACAAGGTTTAATTTTGGTGagcaaaaaaggaaaaagaaagaaaagaaaagaaaaaaaacatatctTTTAGGTTAATTTATTTGTTGGATCCACCTAGATATGTTGTGTGATGGTTGAATCCTACTAAACAATGCACATCCTAACCACCTTTTGGAAGTGTTTAATGAGTGTTAATGAtctcatatatgtatatattatccTTCATTTGACTACAACAAACATAATTGTCATTATGTGATTGTTGTGCCATCATGGAGTGCACTtaattattagaaaattatGTTTGTGCAGTGGTTAAGGTAAGAggacaaataattaataataataacaacaataataataataataataataattagtttaattatttaaagaaaaattcaaTATAAAACAAAGCTCGTGTAAGTATGTTGCTCATTATTGCAATTACAAACATacagaaataaaatatattataatttgtattttgttattatCATTGATTGTTGTCATATATTATCGAGACGAAACTTATTTTAATcactcaaatttaaatattaaggGGACTATATATGTGTTTGGCAGCtggcattaattaattaactgaTTTTAAGGACTTAAAATGCAAGTAATacacataaattttattatacatCACATGAAAGTTCCTGGCTACAAATATCTTAAACTGGAACGCTTCCCACTATGGTTTTTGGATAGCAAGAATTTTACGCTACCTGCCGATGGAATTGGATCAAAATAAGAGTCAAACCCTCACGTGAATATGttctaattttctttaaattattctcagaatttctaacaaattaaagtacataTTGAAACtagtgtaatataatataatgaattccATGAACAAATATGTTTGCTagagatatgtatatatattgactgCAAATTAAATGTCACACCAGCCCGATATAATCTAGGTCGAAATGAATTTGCATCAACAAAACTCATATGTGGTCGACTTGGGCACTTGGTATGTGGttattattaagtttttttaaGAACTATTTACTTGACAAAACATTATAATTGTTAAGATTAAATGCTTACCaattatactacagttcatAGTGAAggcataattttatttctttataacgATACACATTTTTAAGATGTTGGGTACTAGATTTGACCATTTATCAGCCTTTGATACTAGAGTGTTGAAACTTCAAACACAGACAATGACAATAATAAGCATAGAATTGAAGGCACCGAAATCGAGGTGGTTTTTGGAGCATACTTGGGGGTGTCCCATGCATGCTGAGGTATTGTTGTACAGTACCATCTTTCATCCTTGAAAACTGGGCTCAACAGGGAAGACTCGCCCGACCACCCACACGTGATGCCGTGAACTGAATGCCCgccctctcctctcctctcctctcctgctttatatattatacattatatatatatatatatatatatatatatatatatattatatgtatcaCCACTTTACTGTacggcatatatatatagaataatatatacgTAGTTTAAGTACAGTTTTGTTTATGCTTGTGGTCTACGGTGTCTTTTTAAAAAGGCAATTGTTTAGTGCACAACTTGTTACAACTAGGCAAGTAGCTGTTTGAGTTGACTAAAGGACACAACATTATCATACGAAGAAATCCCCAAACAAGTCACGTTACGCGGCGAGATCGATCAACAACATTCCACTTCAATTCGCTTCATTGTTTAGCTAGTTTTGCATTTGTCATTTACATTACACGGTGGATTtataaatttgtgtaatttatatcttttcataataattcttattttaatattagacatGAGGTTTTAAGCATAGTGCGCATGCATTGTGTCTTTAAACTTGAAAATGATCAGTACATATGAAAATAATACTTAG includes:
- the LOC116002900 gene encoding SUPPRESSOR OF GAMMA RESPONSE 1, translated to MARPSWLVDSKRIATKIRSASDDPGNINWKSNPTRTCPSCHYIIDNSDETHEWPGLPRGVKFDPSDQEIIWHLLAKVGLNDLKSHPFIDEFIPTVNEDDGICYTHPQNLPGVKQDGTVSHFFHRAIKAYNTGTRKRRKIHGDNFGDVRWHKTGRTKPVVLDGIQRGCKKIMVLYVSSGKGGKAEKTNWVMHQYHLGTGEDEREGEYVVSKVFYQQQQVKQSEKNELESPEETECLDGKKDPSTPKTVTPEPLHTETRPSSFVAGLETPIAYISSNIQQREVDYTEADMEIPLEKADNQVEITQNQTEQMELQNENEGGEERKWWDSESQNLLDSQQLVEGLSLCDELLQSQSPSRDGNQNGKEHKSTSCLSDYRHLGPENFKKDLEECQELVLDVPPTNQSGKEKKCMPHLSDYGHLGTENFKLLENSQELVLDPENIMLDTPPDFRLSQLEFASQDSYIAWGGNNLDSTEQGS